In Colias croceus chromosome 8, ilColCroc2.1, a genomic segment contains:
- the LOC123694046 gene encoding uncharacterized protein LOC123694046, protein MAAPVWKSNEILLFIELYRNEPIIWNPRHEFHKNKNKVNDAWIRIADKIYIPINELKKKKESLMTTFRMHQKRKTKSIKSGMGEDELYIPIWPYYDPLEAFLKDIYVCSSVINTEEKIIQDSSSAETDLITQAPEPQTQTAPPTQKRRSKNPPELSEASKEVANAFNTLNRVLDNKILDDDCELYGKLLATKLRKFPQYEREEIMLEIDSMMIKRRRGSENTDSTNMNRSSTSQSSYRSSPSPHYQPNSAQSIPPTYVTIPSQSPHLHLRHSPQYVFNEPQTQRIRILSNDKIYSQSQLMQSSSAQGLQTSSTELPVELHLPELSDRTYNQSQSLNTQNIIYQAYEDA, encoded by the exons ATGGCGGCGCCGGTATGGAAaagtaatgaaatattattattcatagaaTTGTATCGCAATGAACCAATAATTTGGAATCCACGGCatgaatttcataaaaataaaaacaaa gtTAATGATGCGTGGATTCGCATAGcggataaaatttatattccaATAAATGaactaaaaaagaaaaaagaatcATTAATGACCACATTCCGGATGCACCAAAAAAGGAAAACCAAATCGATAAAATCAGGAATGGGTGAAGATGAATTATATATTCCTATTTGGCCGTATTACGACCCTCTCGAAGCTTTTTTAAAGGATATCTATGTATGCTCCAGTGTGATTAACACTGAGGAAAAGATAATACAg GATTCGTCATCGGCAGAAACCGacttaataactcaggccccggaaccacagacacaaacTGCTCCTCCAACTCAAAAGCGCCGTTCAAAAAATCCACCAGAATTATCAGAGGCCAGCAAGGAGGTGGCAAATGCTTTTAACACATTAAACAGAGTgcttgataataaaatacttgatGATGATTGTGAACTATATGGTAAACTTCTTGCCACAAAACTAAGAAAATTTCCACAATATGAAAGGGAAGAAATCATGTTGGAGATTGATAGCATGATGATAAAAAGACGTCGAGGTAGTGAAAATACTGATTCCACTAATATGAATCGTTCATCCACCTCACAAAGTTCGTATCGCTCATCTCCTTCGCCACACTACCAACCCAACTCAGCACAGTCCATTCCTCCAACTTACGTTACTATTCCCAGTCAATCTCCGCATTTACACCTACGCCATTCACCTCAGTATGTTTTTAATGAACCCCAAACTCAACGTATTCGGATATTGtctaatgataaaatatattcacaatcACAATTAATGCAGTCTTCATCTGCTCAAGGGCTACAAACATCATCTACAGAACTACCTGTTGAACTTCATTTACCAGAATTGTCTGATAGAACGTACAACCAATCTCAGTCTTTAAAtactcaaaatataatatatcaggCATATGAAGACGCATAA
- the LOC123694045 gene encoding putative nuclease HARBI1 yields MDVEFLAAAAIYLYSAYNYYVHVHQRRVIKRKWRKRRWWMVTIHRNRTRETMNQQLAELLAEPSGEFDNFVRMSCTDFEYLLQKISPIVSKQDTTWREAVPTKIRLALTLRFLVTGDDYRSLHYLFKISNSLISRIIIEVCLALNDVLQDMIKMPESASEWMSVSEGFSFPHCLGAIDGKHINIQSPLHSGTEYFNYKGNFSIVLLALVDSNYCFLFADVGSQGRISDGGVFNQSILYQKLSSNSMNLPRPIPLPNSDIVMPYVFLGDGAFALSTHLMKPFSGHHALGSPERVFNQELSRSRVKVENTFGILTARFRIFKKHIPLEPTKASIVTMTCLYLHNFLRKSTSSQNIYSPPGSFDIYQNEDLVRPGSWRNNGGSSFLPLLSIPRRPPRNATQIRLDFMNYFFGNRDH; encoded by the exons ATGGACGTAGAATTTCTTGCAGCCGCGGCAATTTATCTATACAGTGCGTATAATTATTACGTTCATGTGCACCAAAGAAGAGTGATTAAAAGGAAATGGCGCAAAAGAAGGTGGTGGATGGTGACTATTCATCGGAATAGAACGAG AGAGACTATGAATCAACAGCTTGCCGAGCTTCTTGCAGAACCATCTGGGGAGTTCGATAATTTCGTTCGAATGTCATGCACTGATTTTGAATACCTGCTACAAAAAATTTCTCCGATAGTTTCTAAGCAAGATACTACTTGGAGGGAAGCTGTACCAACAAAAATACGACTTGCATTGACATTGAGATTTTTAGTCACTGGAGATGACTACAGAAGCTTACactacctatttaaaatatcaaattcactTATCTCACGCATAATAATTGAAGTCTGTTTGGCACTCAATGATGTTTTGCAAGATATGATTAAA atgcCTGAATCTGCGAGCGAATGGATGTCCGTTTCAGAAGGATTCAGCTTCCCGCATTGTTTGGGCGCTATAGATGGGAAGCATATTAATATACAATCACCTTTACACTCGGGAACTGAATACTTTAACTATAAAGGCAACTTTAGCATTGTTTTACTAGCATTAGTAGatagtaattattgttttttgtttgccGATGTAGGTTCTCAAGGACGGATTAGTGATGGAGGAGTTTTCAATCAAAGTATCTTATATCAAAAACTATCGTCTAACAGTATGAATTTACCCCGTCCTATTCCACTTCCTAATAGTGACATAGTCATGCCTTACGTATTTTTAGGCGATGGTGCATTTGCTCTCAGTACCCATTTAATGAAACCGTTTTCGGGTCATCACGCACTAGGGTCCCCAGAAAGAGTATTCAATCAAGAATTATCCCGTTCTCGAGTAAAAGTAGAAAATACTTTCGGAATACTAACCGCCAGGTTCAGGAtctttaaaaaacatatacCCTTGGAACCTACCAAAGCTTCTATTGTTACAATGACATGTCTATATCTACATAATTTTTTGAGAAAAAGTACTTCTTCACAGAATATTTATTCCCCTCCAGGTTCATTCGatatttatcaaaatgaaGATCTAGTGCGGCCGGGTTCATGGAGAAATAATGGAGGTAGTTCGTTTTTGCCATTATTAAGTATACCGCGTAGACCGCCGCGTAATGCGACACAAATAAGATTGGATTTTATGAATTACTTTTTTGGAAATAGAGACCACTAA
- the LOC123694047 gene encoding protein cornichon produces the protein MAFSFPAFSYIIALIIDAFLIFFSIFHVIAFDELKTDYKNPIDQCNSLNPLVLPEYLLHLFINVLFLLSGEWFSLIINLPLIIYHIYRYRNRPVMSGPGLYDPTSIMNADVLTVCQREGWIKLAFYLLSFFLYLYGMIVVLIAV, from the exons ATGGCGTTTAGCTTCCCAGcgttttcttatattattgccCTAATAATTGACGCATTTCTcatatttttctcaatattcCACGTGATAGCATTTGATGAATTAAAAACTGATTATAAAAATCCGATAGATCAGTGCAATAGTTTAAATCCC TTGGTGTTGCCGGAGTATTTACTGCATTTGTTCATAAAcgtattgtttttgttgtcTGGAGAATggttttcattaataataaatcttccTTTGATCATTTATCACATATACAG ATATCGCAACCGGCCAGTGATGTCAGGACCTGGCCTGTATGACCCCACTAGCATAATGAATGCCGATGTTTTGACAGTTTGCCAGCGAGAAGGCTGGATCAAActtgcattttatttattatcgttCTTCTTGTATTTATATGG AATGATTGTGGTGCTAATTGCGGTGTAA